Genomic window (Chryseobacterium sp. H1D6B):
TTTAATTCTAACAGCTTCTTCTCTTGGAAGGAAATCTTCATTGGACATGAAAGTAAAATCCATCTGATGATTGTAGGTAGTCGCAACCAGAGTGTTTGAATTCAGCCATGGAAAGGCAACAGTCGGGCTGAAGATCGTTTCCAAACTGAAATTTTTATAATCATTTGGAATATTGATTTTACCCATATTGGACAGTGTGACATCATGTCCGCCGTTACTCGATTTCATCATAGTGACCATACGTTCAACAACCGGGTGCATCTGTTCACCCATCCATAAAAGTTCTCTTGCTTCCATCTTTTCTATTTTCTGCAGGAGGTCTTTTTTGATCAGTCTGGCATTGTCCAGCATATCTTGGTTCCCTTTTTTCAATGAAAGTTCAACAGTCGGAGCAAAAGCAAACAGATGATCCTGCTGGATTTCGGGAATAAAGCGGCGGACATCCACAGGACTGATCACCTTACCTTTAGCCCGGCTTCCTTGTACCTCCTGAAAAGCCTGCATGAATGACGAACACAGCAGTGCATGTACAGAAATACCGTGAGCTTTACATTGATCGGTTATTTGTGAGGCCGCCGCAGGGTTCAGCTTCCAGTGGACGGCATAGTTTTTCCCAAGGTTTCTTTTTTTACTTTTTCTCTGCATAAGAAAAAAGAGTCTGGCCATTATCAAATAAAAACGGACTTTGCGTTTCTTTTTTTCCGCATTGAAATCTGAGGGCAGAAAATCATCTGCAGAGCTGAATATCTGATAAGGCTGCAACTCAACGGAAGGATTATCCAGCAGACAGAGAAGTTCATGCATCAGTGTGACAAGAGATGTCCCGTCACAAATGCAGTGAGGCATTACCCAAAGAATTTCAGAAACACCTTTTCCTTTGATCCACACCAATTGAGCCAGCGGTTTTTTATCATCCTTAAACAGGCGAAACCACTCAGTTTCGGATTCCAGCAGCCAGTCCTCATCCGTTTGACGCTGAACAATACGAAGCGGAATCGTTTTAATATTTTTTTCTTCTATAAAAAAAGGATATTTCTCACTGCTGTCGTCGATTCTTGCTCTCAGCAAGGGATGTTTCTGCTGTATTTTCACTAATGCAGCCTTCAAGTTCTCTTCCGAAATCTCGCCTTTAATTTTTGCTGTAAAAACACAGTTTACAGGTGTTTCAGAATCAACATACATGATCCTTTCTACCATCATTAATTTTCGCTTGATCATGATACTCCTGAATATTCCAGTTGTTGTTTGATAGTCTGAATCATCTCATCACGCACAGCCAATGCCTCCGAATGCGGCAGATATCCTTCGCTTCCCATAAAAGAAAAATCCATCTCTCCTCGAAAAGTTGAGGTCACCATTGTCGTCGTATTACCCAAAGGACCAATAACTGAAGGACTGAAAATGGTTTCCAGTGTAAAGTCTTTGTATTGATCTGAGATTTGAATTCGTCCTAAATTGGAGAACATGCAGTCATTCGATGACTTACCGTGCTTTAAAAGCTTTGTGAAATTTTTCAAAGCATCATGTGCAGATTCCATCACCATCATCGTCATGTAAGGGTTAAGTTTAGCCGTTTTACGTTCTACCGCTTCCTGCATCATCCATAAATTATCTGAAAAACTCATCTTATCATCGGAAGAAACTACGATCATCAGTCCGAAAGCAAAAATGTGATCTTCTTTGATCTGTGGAGCAAAGCGTCTTATATCTACCGGACAGGAAACTTTATTGAAAGCAGCTGTCCCTCTTACTTTTTTAAATGCATGAAGCAGCACAGTACTTAAAAAAGTATTAACAGTAACCTCCTCGGATTTGCAATAGAAAACCAGCTCCTTACTGATCATTTCATCAAACTTCCAGTGGATCATGTAGTCCTTTTGTCGCTCAACTGCCTTTTTACCGACAGGAACCCATTTTACAGCTGTTGCTGCCAGTCTGCCGATCACTTTGGCCTTCAGCTGCTGTTTACGGCTCAATAGAATCTCCGGCGGAACGACATCCTGAATTCCGAGTATGGGGTTTTCCAGCCCGATTTCTGCAGAGGGATGATCCAGTATTTTCAAAAACTCATACAGGAAAGCCATTGCAGAACCGCCGTCACATAAACAATGATGGAAACCAAAAAGCATATCAGAGACTTTTTCTCCTTTGATCCATGTGAACCGAAGAAGCGGCTCCTCGCCGTAATTAAACAGAGTCTGCCACTCTCTTTTTGATTCTTCCTGCCAATCATCTTCTCCTTTTCGGTCAACGATTCGAATCGGAATCGGGATCGTTCTTTCTGTAACTTCAAACCAGGGAACATTCTTTTCATCATGATGGATGAGTGCTCTTAACCACGGATGCTTGATCTGAAGCCGGCTCAAAGCATGCTTGATATCTTCTATCTTAAAGGTACCGCGAAGCCTGAACGGAATAACCGCGTTAAAAGGTTCGGTTCCGTCTCCCAGCAGCATGCGTTCTCCAAATAACAATTTTCTTCTCATAGGCCTATACTGAAACTAATGTTGATTGTTCTTGCTGTATAAAATTCTCCAGCAGCTCTACTGCACGGTCATTACCGCCTGCATTGAGCAGACCGGTCTGAACCTCTTTGGCTGCATTTCTGTATTTAGGATTTTCAAGCAGTTCAAAAACGGTTTCACGGAGTGCTTCAATACGTAACCTTTTATATCGGATACTGATCCCGCAGCCTGCCTGTTCTATTAATTTTGCGATATGAAAATGGTCGTAGGCAATGGGAGTAATCAGCATCGGCAAACCGTTAGTGAAAGTATCATTAACGGTATTAAAACCGCCGTGGCAGATTACCATATCCATATACGGCATCAATGCTGACTGCGGTACAAAACCACTCACAATGAAATTAGACGGCCATTCATCAAATATTTCTGGCGGCGTTGTTGCTACAACCGTTACTGGCTGGTCTGCAAATGCGGCGATCACCTTTTCAAAAAAGGCTTTTCGGATATCTACCAGCAATGTTCCTAACGATACGAATATTTTCGGGGTTGTGGCCGCTTCCAACCGCTCCCAGTCAAAAGCCGTATTGTTGGGACGTCCTTTTACGGGACCCACAAATTTCATGTGTGATGGAACTGTTTCAAAACCAGCAAAGGCCTGAGAAGTAAATACCATATTTAATTGATGGGAATGGATAAAAATTCCATCATCATAAATGCCTACTTCTTTTTGAAGGGCTTTAATTAAATTTTGCTGCCATTCAAATATTTTAGGTGCATTAGCTGCTGTATCTCCCATTACATCGGGCGGAACAGGGGTAGTCGTTACACAAGGAATATTGTGTTTATGTGCAGAAAGAGCCCCTCCAAAGGCGATACAGTCATTCACCAGGACATCAGGCTTCCAGTTTTCTAAGAGGCGGTCTAATCCCGGCATCATCATTTTAGCAAAGGGAACATACGTTTCCTCTAATGCAAGTTTCATGACCTCAGGTCCTGAGCAGGCCGGTCCGTCATCCTGTCTTTTTAAAATACGTTTAATATCATCCTTATAAGAAACAAGATCTTCTTCGGGATAAATATAAGTTCCTCCTTCCGGAATATGTTTACTGTCCAGCGGGGTAATACCGAACCATTTCACTTCATGCCCGCGGGCGATCAGGCTGGCTCCCACGCTCAGTGTCGGGCTGATATGTCCAAAAAACGGCGGAACTACAAATAAAAATTTAGACCTAGGCTTTAATATGTCTGAAACAGGAATTAATGCTTTTTCAAGTAAATCAGCGGCGGAAGCAGTACCTCCTGCATCAATAAATGACTGACGGATGATCTGAGCCGCCTCACGGTAACCTGGGTCATTTAAAATCTGCTGTACGGCTTCATTTAAGTGATTCGCTTTAAATCTGTTGAAGTTGAGACGTTCGCCGGCACCTGTACGCACGACACGTCCTGCCACATGAGACTGATCATACGCAATCGGAATAACAACCAATGGAAGACCGTTCAAGAGGGTTTCAGAAACCGTATTGTGACCGCCATGGCAGACTACCCCATCCAGATGAGGTAACAGATCCAATTGCGGAACCTGCTGACAGATCATAAAGTTTTCCGGCCAGCTGTCGAAAAGATGGGGATCTGAAACCACCACAACTGTTAATTCTTCATCTTTAAATGCATCGATCACTTTTTGGAAAAAAGCTTTTTTATGATCATGATCAAATGTAGTCCCAATACTTACAAGTATTTTTTTCTTTGTACTGCTTTTAAGTCTGTCCCAATCAAACTCACATGAGATCCGGCGTTCCGTAAGAACAGGACCTGTAAACTGGTAGTTTGAAGGAAGATCCATTTCGCCAAAGAAATATTTAGAGGTTAAAACTAAGGTCAAAAGATCTGAAGAAGCCAAAGAATGATTTTCTGCCGCGCCCAGTTCCTTCTGCAGTTCGATAATCTTATTTACCTGCCACTCATGCACTTTAGGCAGTTCATCCATCATTTTAACTGCTGCCGGAGCAGTAACGGATGTGCTGTAAGGAAGATTCAATTTTTTTGCGGCAACTGCTGCTGCAAACAACTGGTGGTCTCCAATAACCATATCGGGCTGATAGGTTTCCAGCAAAGTAACAATACCATTATAACAGTGTCTGTTTAAGGGAATGAGTACGTCATCGTACAGAAACTTAATGCTGTCGATACCGTAGACTATTTTTTTAGAGATGATATCGAGATAGTTTTCACTTTCTCTTTTTTCTTCGTCGGTTTGGTCATATTGAATAAGCAGCAGTTCTCCCCCGGCAGGAAGTTTTGCACCTAAATTTTTGTCAAGACTGATCCAGGCTGCCTCATGTCCTCTTTCCAGCAGTTCTGCACCGATGCTTAGAGTTGGGTTGACATGGCCTGTCAATGGCGGAACAACAAATACAAATTTAGCCATGATTTTGTGTTACTGTTTTAGATAATGATTTAGATAAAAAATGAATAATGGTTGCTGCGATCTGAGCCGGCTCCTGTATCGGGATGTTATGATCCCCGGAAATTAATTCTAATTCAGCCTGACCGATCTGTGCCTGCAGCCATTCACCCGTAGGTTTACAGTTGGACTCAGAGCCGTAAAGCAAAAGTGCAGGGATATTTAGTCCTGATACATTAATTTCGCTCAGAAAATGCTTTTCCTGGATCATGTCTGCTTTGATACTGGTCTTCTCAAATAAGAACTCATACATACGGTGGTTTTTTTCCATCTGTCTTTTGCCCATCTGTACTTTTGTGGTATCTGTAAAATTGGCTACGTAATGTTCAAGAAACTCCTTACTGTACTGTTCGATAACGTCACGTGCTTTATCATCTTGAGGGTCCGGGGCTTCCATCACTACCAGCCGATCGACACGGTTTGAAGCCTTTAATGCCGTTTTCAGTGCAATAAGACCTCCAAAACTATAGCCTGCCAAATGAACTTTTTTAAGCTTCAGATAATCCATCAAGCCAAGCAGATCGGATGACATACTTTCCAGGTCATACCCGTCCACAAAACGTTCACTCATTCCGTGGCTTTTCAGATCGTACATCACTACATGAAAGTGCTTTGCCAGAATAGGGGCAATATTAAAATAATAAATGGACAGGTTGCTGAACATCCCGTGGATAAGAACCACCGTTTGTGACGCACCTTTGTTGAGTTCCTGAATATGAACCTGTTTATTATCAATAGTAATTATTGGCATTCGTAGATATAATTAATAATCATACTGAGGTCAAGATCGATCAATTGGTCTAAGTCCATAGAAGACAGCCATCCGGTGAAATCTATCTGATCGCCGAAATGAGCTTTGATTTTTTCAGAAAAAGAAACAATTTCTATACTGTCCATTTCCAGGTCTTTGGTAAATGAGCTTTCCGGATTGATGTCCATTTCTTCTACAAATTCCGCCCCTATCACTTCTGTAATAAAGCCTTTTAAAAGAATAAATAGTTCTTCGTGATTTAATTTTAAAGTATTGTTTATAGTGTCCATGCGATAATGTAGTTTTTATGTTTAATAGTTTTTATTTCAATTTGGCTGATCCACAGGTGATCATTTTGTATACGTTCGACTTCAAGGGCTTTTGGATTTCCTTTCAATCCTGTCCCCAGAAACTTTCCGTACGCTTCTTTGGCCGCCCAGAACCGCGTGGTCCATTCTGCCTGATCTTTGTCTTTCAATAATGTTAATTCAGCATCGGTAAATACCAGATCATAAAATCCAGCACTGCGTTCTTCGATGATTTCCATGTCGATTCCCACCGGACTGCCATAACGTGCGATACCCACCGCTTCTTTTCCTTTGTGGGCCAGCGAAATATGAATTTGTTCTGTAGCACCGCCAATCAAGTAAGGCTTTCCAAATTCATCTGAACGTATTTCAAAGGTGATGGGATAGCATGGATGATTTTTTTGTTCCCGTAAAAGGTTTCGCACAGCATCTTTCACTGCTACACGGCTGACCATCCAATTTTTTTTCTTGTTAGGGAGGAGCTGCTGATGATATTGCTTTTCAGTCTGGTTAAAATACCGTTTCAGGATAAAATCCCAAGAAGCTACTCTGGTATAGGCTTGATGAAAGAAAAATACCTCTGGAGCTATTTCTTCCGAAAGGCGGTTATGCAAAGGCGACATCGAAACGTTCCATAAAGGTTCGTCGATTTCCAGCCGTCGGTTCTGCCAGCCTGTAATCGCACACCATACTTTTCCGTCTCTTTTAAGGATGATATCTGCAATTGCAAATTCTTCATTGAGCTCTGTAAGCATACATGTACATTCAAAAATACCGTCCTGATCATCCATATCGCCGAAAAATTCAATATCCCTGATCTTCACAGGGAATGCAATACGGTCTTTCGTGAGTGTAAGCTGCAGCCACAGCCCGAATAACTGCCCGGCATTATCCAATAAGGAGCCTTTGCCGCCGTTCCCTTTTATTTTTCCTACAATCCCTTTCGTTCCTACTTTTGAAACCTCTGTAATCCCCTGATACAATTCTCCATGGAACATATGTTTATCATAAATCTCTTCAGGTGTTCTTTCAATAGACAGAAGATCCCCTATTGACAGGTTAAAGGCAGGAACAGCAGGAGCAGAAAAAGCCAATAAGACTTCTGCATTCACAAAGTTCTCAATATCAAGATAAGCATGGTTGGTTGAACGCCACTCTCCTTTTACTGTTTTTTCAAAAGGTTTGGCCACATTCATCCATTGAAACACGCTTACGTTCATAATTTTATGTACCCGGCTGCCATGGATTTCTGCCTGTGCTATTTCTGCCAGCTGCTCAAAAATCATCGTCATTGGAATTACGGGTTCCATATCGGCAACTTCAGTCCACCCTTTCGGCTGTCTTAATAAACTGTGGTCGATAAGGTAAGGATGGCTGTCTAAATTAACATGTAAAAGTTTTGAGAAATTCTTACTTACTGGTGTTTTAGGCATCACAGGTTTTGGAACTGTAATTTCCGGGCGGTGTTGAAATAATGTGAGTACTTCTTCCTGCATACGGATCATATCGGTAATATTCTCCTGGAATGCCTGTACAAGCGGATGGCCAGTCTTAGCCACCGCTGCAGAAACACTTTTTTGCTTCGGCATATCAAAAGATTTAGCTAAGGTCTTAATTTCTTGAAAATCACGGATAATGGGTGAACCCAACTGCAACTTAATACCCTTTCCTGATGATTTTTTTGAATAGCGCTGCACCTCCAAGAAGTCAATCGCTGCCGTATTACCCTCTACAAATAATGCAGCAACCACACGCTGTAACTGAGCCAGTGCAGAACGCGTGGCAACACTGGAAGCGATTGTACTAAATGCTTTTCCTTTCAAGGTGTCGTCGATAAATCCTATCAATCCTCCAGTACCTATCTGAATAAAGAATCTCGCTCCTTCTTCGTACAATTTCTCAATAAGTTCACGAAAACGAACCGGCTGAACGAGGTGTTCAGCGCTCAGTTTTCTGATCGAATCCTCATCTGCAGGATAAGGTTCTAAAGTAGTGGCAGACCATAACGGGATCTTTGTTTTTTGAAATTGTGCCTTTTCCATTCCTGCTAAGATCACATCAAGTTTATCTGCAATAAAAGGGGAATGAAAACCGGATTGGAACGGCAGTATCTGATGAAATATCTGTTTTGATTTTAACAACGGTACCAATTCATCCAAAGCGGCATTACTGCCGCAGAGAATCACCTGATTCGGACAGTTGTCGTTAGAAACATATACATTTGGAATTTGTTCAATAAGCGGCGTGATAGTATCAATGCCTGCTCCGACTGCAATGAATCTGGAATCTTTTAATTCAAAGGTTTCCGGATTAAGCACATCAATCAATGCTTTGACAGAACTTATTTCCGCAAGTTCGGAGGAATATCCTGCCAGCCATTCTCCTAAACTGTGTCCGGCATTCATATCCGGTACAATTCCCAGCTTTTTTAATGCATTGTCGAGAATGCTGCATTTATTAAAAATACTTAATGCATCGTTCAATAAACCTTCGCCTTCCGTTTCTACAGGCTCGGATAATCCAAAATAACAGCTGGCACTTTCAATTTCACCCTTTGCAAGGCCGTCTAAGCCTGGAAATACAAAGGCTATTTTATCACCATCCTGCAGTAAGGGGGCTGAGGTATACCAAATATCCTGTTTGTTGCGCCAGGAATTATTCTTAGCTGCAATCTTAATTGCTTTTTCCACTCTTTCAGGTGTCGGGTCAAACAAAGCAATTCTATAATTCCCTTCACCTACATTGCTTTCGTTATTCCGTAAAGCAGCAAGTAATTCTTCATGTGTGGTTCTTGCTAATACTAATACAGGGTCTTTTTTCGGAATATCATAACCTTCAAGGACAACATGTGCATTAATCCCTCCGAATCCAAATGCGTTTACTGCAGCTACTTTTGGCAGGCCGGTTTTTGACCAGCTTTTAGGTTCCTGCACAGGCGCAAATCGGGTCTGCTGCATATCAGAAGTTGGATTTTCGCAGTATAATGTAGGCGGCAGTATATCATGATGAAGTGCCATACAAGTCTTTATCAGGCCTGCTATCCCTGCGGCCGGCATTGCATGTCCTATATTTGATTTTACAGAACCTATACCAGCGGCCAGAGCAGTTTCTTCTTTACCGAAAAATTGAGCTAACGTCTGAAGTTCGGTTTTGTCTCCAAGCGGCGTTCCTGTACCATGAGCTTCCAGATAGCCAATTTGTTTTTCATCCAGATCTGCATTGATCCAGGCTTGCTGCAAAGCTTTAAGCTGCCCTTTAACGGACGGACTCATTACACTGGTTCCATTACCATCACTGCTTACACCTACTCCTTTAATAACTGCGTATATTTTATCCTGATCACGGACAGCGTCTTCTAATCGTTTTAAAACAACAAAACCACAGCCTTCTCCAATTAACAGCCCGTCTGCATCGCTGCTGAAAGGCTTAATCTGCTGTTGGCGTGACAAGGCTCCTAATTGTGAGAAAATACTCCAGAAAGCAGCATTTTGTCCTGTATGCACACCTCCTGCAATTACCATATCACAACGTCCAAGGTTAAGTTCCTGCACTGCATGATCCACAGCAATTAAAGCACTGGCGCAAGCGGCATCCACAGTAAAAGCAGCTCCACCTAAATTGAATCGGTTGGCAACCAACGAGGCAACCAAATTAGGGATTAATCCCATGGCTGTATCAGCAGCAAAACGTCCTTTACGCTCCTGAAAAGCATGTTTAACCTTTTCTATATCTGCGGAAGATACCTCAGGAAGCAGTTCCTGCAGCAGCGAAGAAATCTGTTCACCGGTACGTACAATTTCAATGGCACGGGTAGCACCGGGACCTGCATAGTTTCCCTTACCGATAATAATTCCTGTTTTTTCGAGCGACATCTGTTTCTGAAACACACCGGCATCTTCCAGCGCCTTTTGCACCAGATCAAGGGTTAATAAATGATCCGGTTCTGTACCTTCTACTGCCAGCGGTAAAATACCAAATGCCGTTGGATCAAACTCATAATCAGAGATAAATCCGCCACGTTTACAATAAAAGCGGTCAACGGAACTTGTGCTGTCACTAAAGTGAACAGGATCGATCCGGTCAGCAGGAGCCAATTGCGTAGAGTCGACTTTATTGATGATATTTTGCCAAAAAGTTTCGGCATCCTGTGCTCCAGGGAAGACACAGGATAAACCAATTACAGCAATATCTGTTTGTTTCATAATTTTCTTATACACCGTTTTACCAATTGTTTCCTGACATGATTAACACCTGGCTTTCGGTTCCGTATTTTATCTCATTAAGAAACATTTCCTTTCCCTGATCCAGAGGAATTAAAGAAATACCCCGGCGTTCATATTCAGTTTCAAGTGTCGGTGAGACCATACCTGCTCCTTTCCAGGGTCCCCAGTTAATGGAAATTACTTTTCCTTTTAACTTCTTGTTTAGGGCATTGGCATAATCATCCAGTACAGAGTTTGCAGCTGCATAATCTGTCTGGCCTTTGTTCCCGTATACTGATGCAATACTTGAAAAGAGCACAACAAATTGGCAATCTGGACGCAGCTGTTCTGCTAGTACACGCAAAGGTTTCACTTTGGTATCAAAGACGCGTCCAAATGAACTTGTCGTCTTCTGCTTGAACAGCTTATCTTCCAAAAGACCTGCTCCATGAATGACACCGTCTAAACGGTCATATTTTTCGTAAATATTGTTTAGGAGATTATTTAGTCCATTCTCATCACAAAGATCCAGCGATTCATACACTACTGTACTTCCAAGTTGTTCCATATCACGGATTGTCCGTAAGATCTGATTATTTTTATAAATTCTTATAGTCTCTTTTTCTATTTCAGAAGGAGAAGTGAATTTCCCAGTTTTAATGAGATAAGCCCTTATTTCCTCCTTCGTTTTCATTGCTTCTAAT
Coding sequences:
- a CDS encoding phosphopantetheine-binding protein, yielding MDTINNTLKLNHEELFILLKGFITEVIGAEFVEEMDINPESSFTKDLEMDSIEIVSFSEKIKAHFGDQIDFTGWLSSMDLDQLIDLDLSMIINYIYECQ
- a CDS encoding condensation domain-containing protein, giving the protein MRRKLLFGERMLLGDGTEPFNAVIPFRLRGTFKIEDIKHALSRLQIKHPWLRALIHHDEKNVPWFEVTERTIPIPIRIVDRKGEDDWQEESKREWQTLFNYGEEPLLRFTWIKGEKVSDMLFGFHHCLCDGGSAMAFLYEFLKILDHPSAEIGLENPILGIQDVVPPEILLSRKQQLKAKVIGRLAATAVKWVPVGKKAVERQKDYMIHWKFDEMISKELVFYCKSEEVTVNTFLSTVLLHAFKKVRGTAAFNKVSCPVDIRRFAPQIKEDHIFAFGLMIVVSSDDKMSFSDNLWMMQEAVERKTAKLNPYMTMMVMESAHDALKNFTKLLKHGKSSNDCMFSNLGRIQISDQYKDFTLETIFSPSVIGPLGNTTTMVTSTFRGEMDFSFMGSEGYLPHSEALAVRDEMIQTIKQQLEYSGVS
- a CDS encoding nucleotide disphospho-sugar-binding domain-containing protein; amino-acid sequence: MAKFVFVVPPLTGHVNPTLSIGAELLERGHEAAWISLDKNLGAKLPAGGELLLIQYDQTDEEKRESENYLDIISKKIVYGIDSIKFLYDDVLIPLNRHCYNGIVTLLETYQPDMVIGDHQLFAAAVAAKKLNLPYSTSVTAPAAVKMMDELPKVHEWQVNKIIELQKELGAAENHSLASSDLLTLVLTSKYFFGEMDLPSNYQFTGPVLTERRISCEFDWDRLKSSTKKKILVSIGTTFDHDHKKAFFQKVIDAFKDEELTVVVVSDPHLFDSWPENFMICQQVPQLDLLPHLDGVVCHGGHNTVSETLLNGLPLVVIPIAYDQSHVAGRVVRTGAGERLNFNRFKANHLNEAVQQILNDPGYREAAQIIRQSFIDAGGTASAADLLEKALIPVSDILKPRSKFLFVVPPFFGHISPTLSVGASLIARGHEVKWFGITPLDSKHIPEGGTYIYPEEDLVSYKDDIKRILKRQDDGPACSGPEVMKLALEETYVPFAKMMMPGLDRLLENWKPDVLVNDCIAFGGALSAHKHNIPCVTTTPVPPDVMGDTAANAPKIFEWQQNLIKALQKEVGIYDDGIFIHSHQLNMVFTSQAFAGFETVPSHMKFVGPVKGRPNNTAFDWERLEAATTPKIFVSLGTLLVDIRKAFFEKVIAAFADQPVTVVATTPPEIFDEWPSNFIVSGFVPQSALMPYMDMVICHGGFNTVNDTFTNGLPMLITPIAYDHFHIAKLIEQAGCGISIRYKRLRIEALRETVFELLENPKYRNAAKEVQTGLLNAGGNDRAVELLENFIQQEQSTLVSV
- a CDS encoding alpha/beta hydrolase, which produces MPIITIDNKQVHIQELNKGASQTVVLIHGMFSNLSIYYFNIAPILAKHFHVVMYDLKSHGMSERFVDGYDLESMSSDLLGLMDYLKLKKVHLAGYSFGGLIALKTALKASNRVDRLVVMEAPDPQDDKARDVIEQYSKEFLEHYVANFTDTTKVQMGKRQMEKNHRMYEFLFEKTSIKADMIQEKHFLSEINVSGLNIPALLLYGSESNCKPTGEWLQAQIGQAELELISGDHNIPIQEPAQIAATIIHFLSKSLSKTVTQNHG
- a CDS encoding condensation domain-containing protein translates to MIKRKLMMVERIMYVDSETPVNCVFTAKIKGEISEENLKAALVKIQQKHPLLRARIDDSSEKYPFFIEEKNIKTIPLRIVQRQTDEDWLLESETEWFRLFKDDKKPLAQLVWIKGKGVSEILWVMPHCICDGTSLVTLMHELLCLLDNPSVELQPYQIFSSADDFLPSDFNAEKKKRKVRFYLIMARLFFLMQRKSKKRNLGKNYAVHWKLNPAAASQITDQCKAHGISVHALLCSSFMQAFQEVQGSRAKGKVISPVDVRRFIPEIQQDHLFAFAPTVELSLKKGNQDMLDNARLIKKDLLQKIEKMEARELLWMGEQMHPVVERMVTMMKSSNGGHDVTLSNMGKINIPNDYKNFSLETIFSPTVAFPWLNSNTLVATTYNHQMDFTFMSNEDFLPREEAVRIKDKALELLTVSL
- a CDS encoding type I polyketide synthase, with the protein product MKQTDIAVIGLSCVFPGAQDAETFWQNIINKVDSTQLAPADRIDPVHFSDSTSSVDRFYCKRGGFISDYEFDPTAFGILPLAVEGTEPDHLLTLDLVQKALEDAGVFQKQMSLEKTGIIIGKGNYAGPGATRAIEIVRTGEQISSLLQELLPEVSSADIEKVKHAFQERKGRFAADTAMGLIPNLVASLVANRFNLGGAAFTVDAACASALIAVDHAVQELNLGRCDMVIAGGVHTGQNAAFWSIFSQLGALSRQQQIKPFSSDADGLLIGEGCGFVVLKRLEDAVRDQDKIYAVIKGVGVSSDGNGTSVMSPSVKGQLKALQQAWINADLDEKQIGYLEAHGTGTPLGDKTELQTLAQFFGKEETALAAGIGSVKSNIGHAMPAAGIAGLIKTCMALHHDILPPTLYCENPTSDMQQTRFAPVQEPKSWSKTGLPKVAAVNAFGFGGINAHVVLEGYDIPKKDPVLVLARTTHEELLAALRNNESNVGEGNYRIALFDPTPERVEKAIKIAAKNNSWRNKQDIWYTSAPLLQDGDKIAFVFPGLDGLAKGEIESASCYFGLSEPVETEGEGLLNDALSIFNKCSILDNALKKLGIVPDMNAGHSLGEWLAGYSSELAEISSVKALIDVLNPETFELKDSRFIAVGAGIDTITPLIEQIPNVYVSNDNCPNQVILCGSNAALDELVPLLKSKQIFHQILPFQSGFHSPFIADKLDVILAGMEKAQFQKTKIPLWSATTLEPYPADEDSIRKLSAEHLVQPVRFRELIEKLYEEGARFFIQIGTGGLIGFIDDTLKGKAFSTIASSVATRSALAQLQRVVAALFVEGNTAAIDFLEVQRYSKKSSGKGIKLQLGSPIIRDFQEIKTLAKSFDMPKQKSVSAAVAKTGHPLVQAFQENITDMIRMQEEVLTLFQHRPEITVPKPVMPKTPVSKNFSKLLHVNLDSHPYLIDHSLLRQPKGWTEVADMEPVIPMTMIFEQLAEIAQAEIHGSRVHKIMNVSVFQWMNVAKPFEKTVKGEWRSTNHAYLDIENFVNAEVLLAFSAPAVPAFNLSIGDLLSIERTPEEIYDKHMFHGELYQGITEVSKVGTKGIVGKIKGNGGKGSLLDNAGQLFGLWLQLTLTKDRIAFPVKIRDIEFFGDMDDQDGIFECTCMLTELNEEFAIADIILKRDGKVWCAITGWQNRRLEIDEPLWNVSMSPLHNRLSEEIAPEVFFFHQAYTRVASWDFILKRYFNQTEKQYHQQLLPNKKKNWMVSRVAVKDAVRNLLREQKNHPCYPITFEIRSDEFGKPYLIGGATEQIHISLAHKGKEAVGIARYGSPVGIDMEIIEERSAGFYDLVFTDAELTLLKDKDQAEWTTRFWAAKEAYGKFLGTGLKGNPKALEVERIQNDHLWISQIEIKTIKHKNYIIAWTL